The DNA segment AACATATTGCGCATTCAGCCAGTGTTTAATGTAAGTGTGGAATGCTGATACAATTGAATTAATTATTATATCAGTATTTCTCATGTTATCGGTATTGTAGGAAGTCATCGCATGTTAATTGAATTTAGTCAGTATTCCGCCAATCAGGTCTACCATATCATGACGCAGAGTTTGATTCCGCGACCTATTGCCTGGGTGTTAACCGAGAATTCAACGGGCGACTATAACTTAGCGCCGTTCTCATATTTCACCCCTTTGTCATCAAAGCCTGCGGTGCTTATGATTTCTGTGGGGCAAAAGTCTGATCAATCTGACAAAGATACCTGGGCAAATATTGAGCGTACCGAGCGCTTTACCGTGCATATTGCATCCAGCAATTTGCTTGCNGATTTAAATGAGTCGTCTCGTGAATTAGCAAGAAATGATTCAGAGCTAAAGCGCTTGGGTTTNACGATNGATCACGATCAAGGCTTTGCGCGCA comes from the Pseudomonadales bacterium genome and includes:
- a CDS encoding flavin reductase family protein; the encoded protein is MLIEFSQYSANQVYHIMTQSLIPRPIAWVLTENSTGDYNLAPFSYFTPLSSKPAVLMISVGQKSDQSDKDTWANIERTERFTVHIASSNLLADLNESSRELARNDSELKRLGXTXDHDQGFARIAEAPVAYDCCLHDAQLLKDSKQQLIFAEVKQAFVADHCVQEDAKGRLAIDAEAIDPLARLGVSEYAVLGSVLNKARPK